One window of the Osmerus mordax isolate fOsmMor3 chromosome 2, fOsmMor3.pri, whole genome shotgun sequence genome contains the following:
- the rubcnl gene encoding protein associated with UVRAG as autophagy enhancer isoform X1: MSQTCPSIDAHPIRDLPSLKPSGGPQTPMLSQQPSVPSRLVHVSPCRTLPVPDSNPEPPEENIDPVRNAHSQTRPQSDTPTIRHAHSQIRSTAPHNSKDDDAGETSRDESFQGGSRHQNSSFQPPEDGQVFLPRSSPVISRSRKKSLSWHGGIEGTSLSPSPPTAAPSLGQGEALTLGPEGLFGPAEVGTAPCPRPAPEPHEQPQEQQGVSASLNRLLTSGLPLRGHLGGRGHGGEGRRLRWSSDALAKRVPNDKSKRSSDTTPCHAELYKTSCNLEQENAHFVVVDLVLEVLEAVKWTLSLSQGSAGSEHTQDRGEKTEPKPDSHQAKTLSGVSVDSGFEGGENMAVDNLDSEIELRPISRGSRFQKCFKRQRLQSPMMHCSAECLAQQLVLEFRRLWFPSQGLRRGRQSLRTSLQELPGTAPVVNDANVSLSEEIRQRTRMRGSLSWEPPRFQIIVTVLSSHRRSEVVATQHFLCAGCGTEIEPRYMKKLRYCEYLGKYFCDCCHGGAESVIPSRVLTQWDFGKYAVSDFSKQLLDSVWHQPLFDLTCVGTSLYGRVRDLDRFRELQEQLLGIKRLLKKCRLSEGVLKEFKQLPDHLTQRPHLFSMDDLVEVKRGHLLPLAKEVLRSASAHVGSCQLCLAKGFICEFCKQKDVIFPFQRGICTRCQVCKSCFHNSCFRDEECPKCLRIKLRLQRLDTKS, from the exons ATGTCTCAGACTTGCCCATCGATTGACGCTCATCCAATCAGGGATCTACCTTCCCTGAAGCCTTCTGGAGGACCCCAAACTCCAATGCTATCCCAGCAACCCTCAGTCCCCTCCCGACTGGTGCACGTCTCACCCTGCAGAACCCTTCCGGTTCCAGACTCCAATCCAGAGCCCCCTGAGGAAAACATAGATCCAGTCAGAAACGCCCACAGTCAGACACGCCCACAGTCAGACACGCCCACAATCAGACACGCCCACAGTCAGATACGAAGCACTGCTCCTCATAACAGTAAAGATGACGATGCAGGAGAGACCTCGAGGGACGAGAGCTTCCAAGGCGGATCGAGACACCAGAACTCGTCTTTTCAGCCCCCAGAGGACGGCCAGGTCTTCCTCCCTCGAAGCAGTCCTGTCATCTCCAGAAGCAGGAAGAAGTCCCTGTCCTGGCACGGAGGCATCGAGGGGACATCTCTATCCCCGTCTCCCCCAACCGCAGCACCTTCCCTGGGTCAAGGCGAGGCCCTGACGCTGGGTCCTGAGGGGCTGTTTGGACCGGCTGAGGTGGGGACGGCCCCCTGCCCACGTCCAGCGCCTGAGCCCCATGAGCAGCCCCAGGAGCAGCAGGGGGTTTCGGCCAGCCTGAACCGTCTCCTGACCAGCGGGCTGCCCCTGCGGGGGCACCTGGGTGGGCGTGGCCACggcggggaggggagaaggctgCGCTGGAGCTCTGATGCGCTCGCAAAAAGAG TGCCCAATGACAAGAGTAAGAGGTCAAGTGATACAACCCCCTGCCACGCTGAGCTATACAAGACCAGCTGTAACCTGGAACAG gagaaTGCTCACTTTGTGGTGGTGGACCTGGTtctggaggtgctggaggcaGTGAAGTGGACCCTCAGCCTGAGTCAGGGGAGCGCTGGGTCAGAACACACCCAGGACCGAGGAGAGAAGACCGAGCCCAAACCTGACTCACATCAGGCCAAGACACTGTCTGGGGTTTCCGTGGACAGTGGTTTTGAAGGTGGTGAGAACATGGCAGTTGACAATTTAG ACAGTGAGATTGAACTGCGACCAATAAGTAGAGGTTCACGCTTTCAGAAGTGTTTCAAAAG GCAGAGGCTCCAATCTCCCATGATGCATTGCTCTGCGGAGTGTTTGGCCCAGCAGCTTGTGTTGGAGTTCAGGCGCCTATGGTTTCCATCCCAGGGATTGAGGCGGGGCCGACAGAGCCTTAGGACGTCCCTCCAGGAA CTCCCAGGGACAGCTCCTGTGGTGAACGATGCTAACGTTAGCCTGAGTGAGGAGATCAGACAGAGGACCAGGATGAGGGGATCCCTGAGCTGGGAGCCTCCACGCTTCCAGATCATCGTCACTGTACTGTCCTCTCACAG GCGCAGTGAGGTGGTTGCCACGCAGCACTTCCTCTGCGCTGGTTGTGGGACGGAGATAGAACCCA GATACATGAAGAAGCTGCGTTATTGTGAATACCTGGGCAAGTATTTCTGTGACTGCTGCCACGGAGGGGCGGAGTCTGTGATACCGAGTCGGGTCCTGACCCAGTGGGACTTCGGCAAGTACGCTGTGAGTGACTTCTCTAAGCAGCTGCTGGACTCTGTGTGGCACCAGCCTCTGTTCGACCTCACCTGCGTCGGCACGAGTCTCTACGGTCGAGTGCGAGACCTGGACAGGTTCAGG GAGCTCCAGGAACAGCTGCTGGGCATTAAGAGGCTGCTTAAGAAGTGCAGATTATCAGAAGG GGTCCTGAAGGAATTCAAGCAGCTTCCTGATCACCTGACGCAGAGGCCACACCTGTTCTCCATGGACGACCTTGTGGAGGTCAAACGGGGTCACCTGCTTCCGTTGGCCAAGGAGGTGCTGCGCTCAGCCTCCGCCCATGTGGGGAGCTGTCAG CTTTGTCTAGCTAAAGGCTTCATCTGTGAGTTCTGCAAGCAGAAAGACGTTATCTTCCCCTTCCAGCGCGGGATATGCACGCGCTGTCAAG TTTGCAAGAGCTGCTTTCACAACTCCTGTTTCAGAGATGAGGAGTGCCCCAAATGTCTTCGGATCAAATTGAGACTACAACGACTGGACACCAAATCCTGA
- the rubcnl gene encoding protein associated with UVRAG as autophagy enhancer isoform X2, with protein MSQTCPSIDAHPIRDLPSLKPSGGPQTPMLSQQPSVPSRLVHVSPCRTLPVPDSNPEPPEENIDPVRNAHSQTRPQSDTPTIRHAHSQIRSTAPHNSKDDDAGETSRDESFQGGSRHQNSSFQPPEDGQVFLPRSSPVISRSRKKSLSWHGGIEGTSLSPSPPTAAPSLGQGEALTLGPEGLFGPAEVGTAPCPRPAPEPHEQPQEQQGVSASLNRLLTSGLPLRGHLGGRGHGGEGRRLRWSSDALAKRVPNDKSKRSSDTTPCHAELYKTSCNLEQENAHFVVVDLVLEVLEAVKWTLSLSQGSAGSEHTQDRGEKTEPKPDSHQAKTLSGVSVDSGFEGGENMAVDNLDSEIELRPISRGSRFQKCFKRQRLQSPMMHCSAECLAQQLVLEFRRLWFPSQGLRRGRQSLRTSLQELPGTAPVVNDANVSLSEEIRQRTRMRGSLSWEPPRFQIIVTVLSSHRRSEVVATQHFLCAGCGTEIEPRYMKKLRYCEYLGKYFCDCCHGGAESVIPSRVLTQWDFGKYAVSDFSKQLLDSVWHQPLFDLTCVGTSLYGRVRDLDRFRELQEQLLGIKRLLKKCRLSEGVLKEFKQLPDHLTQRPHLFSMDDLVEVKRGHLLPLAKEVLRSASAHVGSCQLCLAKGFICEFCKQKDVIFPFQRGICTRCQEMRSAPNVFGSN; from the exons ATGTCTCAGACTTGCCCATCGATTGACGCTCATCCAATCAGGGATCTACCTTCCCTGAAGCCTTCTGGAGGACCCCAAACTCCAATGCTATCCCAGCAACCCTCAGTCCCCTCCCGACTGGTGCACGTCTCACCCTGCAGAACCCTTCCGGTTCCAGACTCCAATCCAGAGCCCCCTGAGGAAAACATAGATCCAGTCAGAAACGCCCACAGTCAGACACGCCCACAGTCAGACACGCCCACAATCAGACACGCCCACAGTCAGATACGAAGCACTGCTCCTCATAACAGTAAAGATGACGATGCAGGAGAGACCTCGAGGGACGAGAGCTTCCAAGGCGGATCGAGACACCAGAACTCGTCTTTTCAGCCCCCAGAGGACGGCCAGGTCTTCCTCCCTCGAAGCAGTCCTGTCATCTCCAGAAGCAGGAAGAAGTCCCTGTCCTGGCACGGAGGCATCGAGGGGACATCTCTATCCCCGTCTCCCCCAACCGCAGCACCTTCCCTGGGTCAAGGCGAGGCCCTGACGCTGGGTCCTGAGGGGCTGTTTGGACCGGCTGAGGTGGGGACGGCCCCCTGCCCACGTCCAGCGCCTGAGCCCCATGAGCAGCCCCAGGAGCAGCAGGGGGTTTCGGCCAGCCTGAACCGTCTCCTGACCAGCGGGCTGCCCCTGCGGGGGCACCTGGGTGGGCGTGGCCACggcggggaggggagaaggctgCGCTGGAGCTCTGATGCGCTCGCAAAAAGAG TGCCCAATGACAAGAGTAAGAGGTCAAGTGATACAACCCCCTGCCACGCTGAGCTATACAAGACCAGCTGTAACCTGGAACAG gagaaTGCTCACTTTGTGGTGGTGGACCTGGTtctggaggtgctggaggcaGTGAAGTGGACCCTCAGCCTGAGTCAGGGGAGCGCTGGGTCAGAACACACCCAGGACCGAGGAGAGAAGACCGAGCCCAAACCTGACTCACATCAGGCCAAGACACTGTCTGGGGTTTCCGTGGACAGTGGTTTTGAAGGTGGTGAGAACATGGCAGTTGACAATTTAG ACAGTGAGATTGAACTGCGACCAATAAGTAGAGGTTCACGCTTTCAGAAGTGTTTCAAAAG GCAGAGGCTCCAATCTCCCATGATGCATTGCTCTGCGGAGTGTTTGGCCCAGCAGCTTGTGTTGGAGTTCAGGCGCCTATGGTTTCCATCCCAGGGATTGAGGCGGGGCCGACAGAGCCTTAGGACGTCCCTCCAGGAA CTCCCAGGGACAGCTCCTGTGGTGAACGATGCTAACGTTAGCCTGAGTGAGGAGATCAGACAGAGGACCAGGATGAGGGGATCCCTGAGCTGGGAGCCTCCACGCTTCCAGATCATCGTCACTGTACTGTCCTCTCACAG GCGCAGTGAGGTGGTTGCCACGCAGCACTTCCTCTGCGCTGGTTGTGGGACGGAGATAGAACCCA GATACATGAAGAAGCTGCGTTATTGTGAATACCTGGGCAAGTATTTCTGTGACTGCTGCCACGGAGGGGCGGAGTCTGTGATACCGAGTCGGGTCCTGACCCAGTGGGACTTCGGCAAGTACGCTGTGAGTGACTTCTCTAAGCAGCTGCTGGACTCTGTGTGGCACCAGCCTCTGTTCGACCTCACCTGCGTCGGCACGAGTCTCTACGGTCGAGTGCGAGACCTGGACAGGTTCAGG GAGCTCCAGGAACAGCTGCTGGGCATTAAGAGGCTGCTTAAGAAGTGCAGATTATCAGAAGG GGTCCTGAAGGAATTCAAGCAGCTTCCTGATCACCTGACGCAGAGGCCACACCTGTTCTCCATGGACGACCTTGTGGAGGTCAAACGGGGTCACCTGCTTCCGTTGGCCAAGGAGGTGCTGCGCTCAGCCTCCGCCCATGTGGGGAGCTGTCAG CTTTGTCTAGCTAAAGGCTTCATCTGTGAGTTCTGCAAGCAGAAAGACGTTATCTTCCCCTTCCAGCGCGGGATATGCACGCGCTGTCAAG AGATGAGGAGTGCCCCAAATGTCTTCGGATCAAATTGA